Part of the Sphaerochaeta associata genome is shown below.
AGGAATGCAGGCACTGCAGTAGCACTGCAATCCAGAGATTCGGCTTCACCTCCAACGGTGTTCGTAGGTTCAGGTGCAAGGATTGCAGGAGAACCTTCAACATCCTGACCAACACAATCATCGACTCCCACAAACTGCCGCTTACCTAATGGCTTGACTTCCTGCTCTCAATTTTCGGGTACGGCAGCTTCAGCCTGACATCGAAGAGCAATCGTAATGCTTATACAACCACAAGATACTGGATGGATAAGGTGTTCCTTGTATTGAGGGACTACCAAAACACCTTGGTCCTGTCGTGTTAGGTTGAGCTTGACGAGACCTTCTATAAGGTCCGCAAGGCCGACATCCAAAGAAAAGAGGACGGCAAGGAGTATCAGGGATTGTCCCACAACCAGATATGCATCGGGATAGCCTGCGACCAAAGCAGTGTCATCTGCTTCGTGGAAGGCGAGGGAAAGCCGACCAAACAAGGAAGACTCGATACGTTTGCATCTCACATTGAGCTTGAATCAACCATGAGCCATGACATGGAACAAGCTCACGGACCGTTGGTCGAAGCTCTCAGGCTCAAAAGCATCGTATACAATTCGAGACAGATCAAACAGCTGCTAAATTCCGAGAATCCGCTGAACAGGATCAACCAATACTGCAGGATTTTGAAACTGTTCCTTGCCTCCCCCTCAGGATTCATCAGGGAGGATTTGCAGGATTATCTGAACCCTTCTGCTTTGTCATGAACCAGCCCAAGGACAAACACGAAAAGGTCGAAAAGTTCATGAGCATGGCAGTAGGCTGTCGTATCTTGCTCAGATATCTGGGGTGAAACCGCAATTCAAGCTGTGTATTGCCGATTCATATCAACACTGTGCAAATACGGATTTAATAGTAATCTTAATCACGTAGCGGGACAGGCCGCCACCCACCATATCTGGTGAATTTCTTCCGGATTCAGATGGGGAAAATAGCGGGATTATCCAATGGCCTATGAGTCAGCTTTCGTTTGAATTGGATGTAATTCAAGAATGGCAATTTTGTCGAATGTCCTTATAAACCAGCTCTTCCCCAAGAGACAAGAAAGTCCAATCCTGCATTGGATACCTCTTCATGATCTCGAAGAACGCCTTGGCATCCCCCCCATGAGAAGCACACATACCGAAATGACAAGGAACCAGGAGCTTTGGCTTCACAAGCTGAGCCAAGGCGGCACACTCTTCACCAGTAAGGTTCCCAAACTCACCATTGATCGGGGCAAACATGAGGTCAATCTCCCCATATTTGGTATAGACTTCTGCCCATTCGGAATGAAACGAGGAATCACCCACTTCAAGAATCCGAACGCCATCGATCTCAATGACAAGGCCAAAGGCATCGGGAGCCTGATTGCCATGGTCACAACAAATGAAATGCAGATGGTAAGAGCCTGCCTGCACCTCATCTCCGACACGCTGATAGCGTACACGACTTTCCTCGATGCCATACTTAAAAATGAGTTCCCTGCAACCTTCTGAACAGAAAAGCAACGTCTCAGGATTACTCATCATAACCGGAATCGACTCAGGGTCAAAGTGATCATCATGTTGATGGGTACAGACCAAATAGTGAAAAGACAACTCCTCAGCATTTAGAATCCTGGGAAGCAACCGCTTGAATCCAACATGTCCATTGTTCTTCTCGCAGGCATTGGACAGATACAGATCATTACCCAAAAGCTCTCCCTTCGAATTCCTAAGGACAAATCCTGCCTGGCCAAGGAAGAAAACATGAAGATGGTGATCGCTAATTCCCTTTACCGTATCTGCAAAACCATTCGTCATTGTATACTCCGAATCAGAAATAGACATCCGGCTTCCTCTACCCCACCGTGAACTGAGTATACCAGTAAATCGAGACCTGAGGGTGGTACAAAAAGAAATTAGGTAGGCCCTTGACGCTCTTCAAGTATAAGGACACCTGTCCCATTCTTGCAGCAGGGCTTTCCTACCCTCTTGGGATAGCTGATTTAATACGCCTATGTAAGGTTGAGTTTTCCCGATGCCGAACATAGCCAATTTTTCGCGGTCCATAACATCCATCCATGTCAGATTGGAGCTCTTCTGAATCAACCAGTCTGAGAGAATATAATCCTCACTGTTCACGAAGGTTCGGCTATTCTCTACTCAATAAGAAACAAAGAAAAAGTTGAAGGATACATCCAATAAGGCAAGACCGATCAGGTCATATCAGTACTGTGCATTGCTTTCATGCATTGAGGGGAGCAGCTAAGCTCCCCTCACCTATATTTTTGTTGCTATTGTTCGGTTATATCTCTGCTGTTGGCTAGCAGTTTACTTCTCCGCGAGCTGCTGCATCTCATCCCAGACACCATCGAGGCTATCGATGACTCTCTTATAAAGATTATACTTTTTCTCATACATTTCTTTGAAATCTGGATTCGGCATGACTCTTGCTGAAATTTTACACATTCTGCCAACTGCTTCATCAAGGGAGGCATAATCGCCTACAGCTGCAGCTACTCCGATTGCACATCCTAATGCTCCTGTTTCATTCGCTTTAACAGTCTCAAAAGGAATCTGCATTACATCGGCAAACATCTGAGTCCACTGTCTGCTGTGAGCCGCCCCACCGGCAAGCCTGATGACTTTCACATCAGTTATCCTGCTCTTAAGCAGCCTCTCGGTATGCATTTTATGACAGAAGCAAATACCTTCAAACACACTGCGGAGAAGATGCTTGCGGGAGTGGTTCATAGTAATGCCGATGAATGACCCTTTTGCATTCGGATGCACATTGCTGGCCATTAGAAAAGGAAGAAAAACAGGGACAAATTCATCGGGGCCAATCTCATCAATCCAACTGTCGAGTTCCTTATAAATGTTACCACCCCGGGCTGCCAAATCCCTTCTGAGCTCCGGCAGCAACTGGTTGATGTACCAGGCATTGTTGCCGGCGGAGGTAGGACTCGACTCCTCTATGAGGAAATACTCAGGCAGTGCGAACAGCGAGTTCATTGCAACAGAGCCATCCAGTACCGGCTCCTTCCTGATATACTCATTGATCGACCAGGTCCCTGCGATCATACACAGGTTGTCCTCGTTAGTGATACCGGTACCCAAAGCACAGGCATCGATGTCGAACATGCCGCCGATTACCGGAGTTCCTGCATTGAGGCCGCACTTTTCAGCAGCCTGTTCGGTCACATAGCCTGCAATCTCGGTTGCTGTACACAACGGGGGCAAAGCATCATGTACCTCGCTGATACCGAACAGCTTCAAGAGCTCATCATCATAGGTACGAGTGTGCAGGTTGAGGAAGTTTGCACCTGAATAGTCGGTATACTCCGCCTTTGCCTCACCGGTAAGCCTGAATCTCACATAGTCCTTGCACTCAAACACATACTTGATATTCGTATAAGACTCGGGTTCGTTATCCTTCAGCCAAGCCAACAAAGCAACCGGCTGGCAGGCCATGATATGTTGGCAGGAGAGCGCAAACACCTTCTGCTCTGTACCATCCTGAGCCCATTTCTTTGGGTATTCATATGCGCGGTTGTCGGTGGAAATGATACCGTAGCGAACAGGACGGTCATCCTTTCCCCATAGATATAGACCCTTTCCATGACCGCAGATTCCTACGCCGGCAACATCGTCGGCCGAGATGCCAGTCTCCTCAAGAACCCCCTTGATTACTGAACAGTTGGCTTCCCACATCTCTTCCATATCGCGCTCTGTGTACCCTGGACGGACGGCAATCATGGCAGTGGCTTTACTGCAAATACCAACCTCATTTCCCTCAGCATCAAACAGCGCTGCTTTTGTCGTAGTTCCGCCATTATCAAGCCCGAGATAATACTTCATTGTTGACTCCTTTCATTCAGAGTAGCCTTAGAGGCGGCAAGCATTTCTATTCCCTTTTTGAATTGTTCTTCCATCCACAAGCGTGAACGTAAAACCTCGGATTCGGAGAATGTAACATCTTCGTACCACATCTCCATCATATAAGGTCCGGTATAATTTAGTCTTTCAAGTTGTGCAAAACGCTTGGAGAAATCAACGCAACCTGATCCGAACGGAACGCACTTGAATTTGCCCGGGAAGGACTCAGTGACAGAAAGCGTATCCTTGAGGTGAACCCCAACGATGCTCGATATTCCTCGCTCCAATTCAAAATCAACATCGTTCTCCGGCCATGCCGAAAGATTTCCGATATCGGGGTACACCTTATACCATGGTGAATTAATCATCGCCTCATAGGCCATGTGCTTTGAGATGGAGTTAAGAAAAGGAGTATCCATTATTTCCATTGCAAGCATCACCTGCTTCTGCTCAGCCACCTTGGCAGCCCAAGCCATCGCCTGACGGAAATACATGACAGACTGTGGCGTAGAAGGTTCATAGTACACGTCATAGCCGGCAAGCTGGATGACTCTGACCCCTGCATGGTTGCAAAAATCAACCGCTTTCAGCAAAAGTTCATGAGCCTTTTCCCGCACTGCAGGATCTTTGGAACCGAAGGGAAACCTTCGGTGAACAGAGAGACACATCGACTGGCAGGTCATTCCCGATACCAGAGCAGCATGCCTGAACTCTTCAATTTGTTCCAGACTCCAGTCAAGCCGTGTCAGCCTCTCATCGGTTTCATCGATGCTTATTTCGAGAAAGTCAAAACCAAGCTGTTTTGCTTTTGCAAATCTCTCGTGCCAGTTGAATTTTGGATCCAGCGCTTTCTCATACAACCCCAACAGATGATTACCTAACACTGATCAC
Proteins encoded:
- a CDS encoding MBL fold metallo-hydrolase, coding for MTNGFADTVKGISDHHLHVFFLGQAGFVLRNSKGELLGNDLYLSNACEKNNGHVGFKRLLPRILNAEELSFHYLVCTHQHDDHFDPESIPVMMSNPETLLFCSEGCRELIFKYGIEESRVRYQRVGDEVQAGSYHLHFICCDHGNQAPDAFGLVIEIDGVRILEVGDSSFHSEWAEVYTKYGEIDLMFAPINGEFGNLTGEECAALAQLVKPKLLVPCHFGMCASHGGDAKAFFEIMKRYPMQDWTFLSLGEELVYKDIRQNCHS
- a CDS encoding FGGY-family carbohydrate kinase, whose product is MKYYLGLDNGGTTTKAALFDAEGNEVGICSKATAMIAVRPGYTERDMEEMWEANCSVIKGVLEETGISADDVAGVGICGHGKGLYLWGKDDRPVRYGIISTDNRAYEYPKKWAQDGTEQKVFALSCQHIMACQPVALLAWLKDNEPESYTNIKYVFECKDYVRFRLTGEAKAEYTDYSGANFLNLHTRTYDDELLKLFGISEVHDALPPLCTATEIAGYVTEQAAEKCGLNAGTPVIGGMFDIDACALGTGITNEDNLCMIAGTWSINEYIRKEPVLDGSVAMNSLFALPEYFLIEESSPTSAGNNAWYINQLLPELRRDLAARGGNIYKELDSWIDEIGPDEFVPVFLPFLMASNVHPNAKGSFIGITMNHSRKHLLRSVFEGICFCHKMHTERLLKSRITDVKVIRLAGGAAHSRQWTQMFADVMQIPFETVKANETGALGCAIGVAAAVGDYASLDEAVGRMCKISARVMPNPDFKEMYEKKYNLYKRVIDSLDGVWDEMQQLAEK
- a CDS encoding L-ribulose-5-phosphate 3-epimerase; the protein is MLGNHLLGLYEKALDPKFNWHERFAKAKQLGFDFLEISIDETDERLTRLDWSLEQIEEFRHAALVSGMTCQSMCLSVHRRFPFGSKDPAVREKAHELLLKAVDFCNHAGVRVIQLAGYDVYYEPSTPQSVMYFRQAMAWAAKVAEQKQVMLAMEIMDTPFLNSISKHMAYEAMINSPWYKVYPDIGNLSAWPENDVDFELERGISSIVGVHLKDTLSVTESFPGKFKCVPFGSGCVDFSKRFAQLERLNYTGPYMMEMWYEDVTFSESEVLRSRLWMEEQFKKGIEMLAASKATLNERSQQ